A genomic segment from Ramlibacter agri encodes:
- a CDS encoding nucleoside hydrolase: MNPLWIDTDMGFDDLASVLAVTGTPGWSVAGLSLVAGNAPLPVVIDNALRSAACFGWSFPIHAGAAGPLVGELETAQAILGGDAMRSAGRSLPPQRTTLSSEDAVGALAAWLRASPTPATILALGPLTNIALLMRRHPELAARIGELMWMGGSAGPGNHTAAAEFNAYVDPESINEVLAAGLPLAMVGLDTCRQVRVDKADADALRALGTDRGMLIGDLLEGYVRIAGADGRSTMALYDPTATAALLAPGSISFTPAHLVAECSGEHTRGMTVVEWRVPRKAQANARIATTADAAAVRAVVLGGLAAVAR; encoded by the coding sequence ATGAACCCGCTCTGGATCGACACCGACATGGGCTTCGACGACCTGGCCTCCGTGCTGGCCGTCACCGGCACGCCCGGCTGGTCCGTCGCCGGCCTGTCCCTGGTGGCCGGCAATGCGCCGCTGCCGGTCGTGATCGACAACGCCCTGCGCTCCGCCGCCTGCTTCGGCTGGAGCTTTCCCATCCACGCCGGCGCGGCCGGGCCGCTGGTGGGCGAGCTGGAAACGGCCCAGGCCATCCTGGGCGGCGACGCGATGCGTTCGGCCGGCCGCAGCCTGCCGCCACAACGCACGACACTCAGCTCGGAAGATGCCGTGGGCGCGCTGGCCGCGTGGCTGCGCGCGTCGCCGACACCCGCGACGATCCTCGCGCTGGGGCCGCTGACCAACATCGCCCTGCTGATGCGCCGCCATCCGGAACTGGCAGCGCGCATCGGCGAGCTGATGTGGATGGGCGGCAGCGCGGGCCCCGGCAACCACACGGCGGCGGCGGAGTTCAATGCCTACGTCGACCCGGAGAGCATCAACGAGGTGCTGGCCGCGGGCCTGCCGCTGGCGATGGTGGGGCTGGACACCTGCCGCCAGGTCCGCGTGGACAAGGCCGATGCCGATGCGCTGCGCGCGCTGGGCACCGACCGCGGCATGCTGATCGGCGACCTGCTGGAAGGCTACGTGCGCATCGCCGGCGCCGACGGCCGCAGCACGATGGCGCTGTACGACCCGACGGCCACCGCGGCGCTGCTGGCGCCCGGCAGCATCAGCTTCACGCCGGCGCACCTGGTCGCCGAATGCAGCGGCGAGCACACGCGCGGCATGACCGTGGTGGAGTGGCGGGTGCCGCGCAAGGCGCAGGCGAACGCGCGCATTGCGACGACGGCCGATGCGGCTGCCGTACGCGCGGTGGTGCTTGGAGGATTGGCGGCGGTCGCGCGGTGA
- a CDS encoding VOC family protein yields MIEGLNHVTVIAEDYERTLAFYTQLVGLELGHRPDLGFPGAWLYAGGRAIVHLYADRPVPAQRAGVIDHIAFTARNLAQVKARFDAAGTPYELRRQAGAGTWQLFCHDPNGARVELDFDPGETA; encoded by the coding sequence ATGATCGAAGGCCTGAACCATGTCACCGTGATCGCCGAGGACTACGAGCGCACGCTGGCGTTCTACACGCAGCTGGTGGGGCTCGAGCTCGGGCACCGCCCCGACCTGGGCTTCCCCGGCGCGTGGCTCTACGCCGGCGGCCGCGCCATCGTGCACTTGTATGCGGATCGCCCGGTGCCGGCGCAGCGCGCGGGCGTCATCGACCACATCGCCTTCACGGCCAGGAACCTGGCGCAGGTGAAGGCGCGCTTCGATGCGGCCGGCACGCCTTACGAGCTGCGGCGGCAGGCGGGCGCGGGCACGTGGCAGCTGTTCTGCCATGACCCGAACGGCGCGCGCGTGGAGCTGGACTTCGACCCCGGCGAAACCGCCTGA
- a CDS encoding SRPBCC family protein: MLQKVVRSAIIDAPIARVWEVLRDFNSHDQWHDVVDRSRIEHGEPSSRVGCVRSFTLKDGNRIREQLLGLSDSEWKSTYCILEATVPLHRYVATVTLKPVTDGDRTFWHWESSFEAPPGREAELRQMVAEGVYEAGFANLRRFLSLGHPPLVIPAQAGTQGLPAREVRLSRYGGPQELEAVPCTAASPGQGEVRICQLAIGINFLDVYLRRGWIPGMLPLPGVLGMEAAGTIIDVGPGVAGLLPGDPVAYLCPEPGAYRSIRTLAARHVVRLPQQVDAETAAALLLKGITADYLLRDLGRIRPGTRLLVHAAAGGVGSLLCAWAARLRATVVGTVSSEAKARIAREQGCAHVIVAPDGKFADTVQALCGGADVIVDGLGAAAVDENFAAAARRCHWISLGQASGPLPPLDPDRLLHKSMSFSRPVVFDYVATPGELQERADRVWRALEAGVLPAPRIERFALAAARDAHAKLESRASTGSLLLVP; this comes from the coding sequence ATGCTGCAGAAGGTCGTGCGCTCCGCGATCATCGACGCGCCGATCGCGCGCGTGTGGGAGGTGCTGCGCGACTTCAACAGCCACGACCAGTGGCACGACGTCGTCGATCGCAGCCGCATCGAGCACGGCGAGCCTTCCTCGCGCGTGGGCTGCGTGCGCAGCTTCACGCTGAAGGACGGCAACCGCATCCGCGAGCAGTTGCTGGGGCTGTCCGACAGCGAGTGGAAGTCGACCTACTGCATCCTCGAAGCGACCGTGCCGCTGCATCGCTATGTCGCGACGGTCACCCTGAAGCCGGTGACGGATGGCGACCGCACCTTCTGGCATTGGGAGTCGAGCTTCGAGGCGCCGCCAGGTCGCGAGGCGGAACTGCGCCAGATGGTGGCCGAAGGCGTGTACGAAGCCGGCTTCGCCAACCTGCGCCGCTTCCTCTCCCTTGGCCACCCACCCCTCGTCATCCCCGCGCAGGCGGGGACCCAGGGCCTCCCCGCGCGCGAAGTGCGCCTGTCCCGCTATGGCGGTCCGCAGGAACTGGAAGCCGTTCCCTGCACCGCAGCGTCGCCGGGGCAAGGCGAAGTCCGCATCTGCCAGTTGGCCATCGGCATCAACTTCCTCGACGTCTACCTGCGCCGCGGCTGGATCCCCGGCATGCTGCCGCTGCCCGGCGTGCTGGGCATGGAAGCCGCCGGAACCATCATCGACGTCGGCCCCGGCGTGGCCGGCCTGCTGCCCGGCGACCCCGTCGCCTATCTCTGCCCCGAGCCCGGCGCCTACCGCAGCATCCGCACGCTCGCGGCCCGGCACGTCGTGCGCCTGCCGCAGCAGGTGGACGCGGAAACCGCCGCGGCCTTGCTGCTGAAAGGCATCACGGCCGATTACCTGTTGCGCGACCTGGGGCGCATCCGCCCCGGCACACGCCTGCTGGTGCACGCGGCCGCGGGCGGCGTGGGCTCGCTGCTGTGCGCCTGGGCCGCGCGCCTGCGCGCCACCGTGGTGGGCACCGTCTCCAGCGAGGCCAAGGCGCGCATCGCGCGGGAACAGGGCTGCGCGCACGTGATCGTCGCGCCCGACGGCAAGTTCGCCGACACGGTGCAGGCCTTGTGCGGCGGCGCGGACGTCATCGTCGACGGGCTCGGCGCTGCCGCCGTCGACGAGAACTTCGCCGCGGCCGCGCGCCGCTGCCACTGGATCAGCCTGGGCCAGGCCAGCGGGCCGCTGCCGCCACTGGACCCCGACCGCCTGCTGCACAAGTCCATGAGCTTCTCGCGCCCGGTGGTGTTCGACTACGTTGCCACGCCGGGCGAGTTGCAGGAGCGCGCCGACCGCGTGTGGCGCGCGCTGGAAGCCGGCGTGCTGCCAGCGCCGCGCATCGAGCGTTTCGCGCTCGCGGCCGCGCGTGACGCGCATGCAAAGCTCGAATCGCGCGCCAGCACCGGCTCGCTACTGCTGGTCCCCTGA
- a CDS encoding SRPBCC family protein, translating into MVRVYVSSVIDADAAAVWQRIRDFNALPQWHPGIADSRIENGEPADKVGCVRNFHTRDGGRIRERLLALSDFDYSCSYAILESPMGVENYTATLKLTPVTDGGRTFAEWSAEFDCEPRREQELSDQIGGNVFQGGFSALKRHFGSRR; encoded by the coding sequence ATGGTCCGCGTCTACGTTTCCAGCGTCATCGACGCCGATGCGGCCGCCGTGTGGCAGCGCATCCGCGATTTCAACGCGCTGCCGCAGTGGCATCCCGGCATCGCCGACAGCCGCATCGAGAACGGCGAGCCGGCCGACAAGGTCGGCTGCGTGCGCAACTTCCACACGCGCGACGGCGGACGGATCCGCGAGCGCCTGCTGGCGCTTTCGGACTTCGACTACAGCTGCAGCTACGCCATCCTCGAAAGCCCGATGGGTGTGGAGAACTACACGGCCACGCTGAAGCTCACGCCGGTGACGGATGGCGGGCGCACCTTCGCCGAGTGGAGCGCCGAGTTCGACTGCGAGCCACGGCGCGAACAGGAGCTGTCGGACCAGATCGGCGGCAACGTGTTCCAGGGCGGCTTCTCGGCGCTGAAGCGCCACTTCGGGTCGCGCCGCTGA
- a CDS encoding flotillin family protein produces the protein MTGAQFGTFLLGLVVAAIVVAIAVWLLHWLYLRSSKERAFVRTGLRGQRVVLDGGAFVLPIVHEVIPVNMNTLRLEVARGRDKALITKDRMRVDVVAEFYVRVAAEPQAVAAAAQTLGLRTLAPEQLKELVEGKFVDALRTAAAEMTMEELHEKRGAFVRRVRESVAEDLTKNGLELESASLTQLDQTAMEYFNPSNAFDAEGLTRLTEQIERRKKQRNDVEQDTLVAIRNKNLEAEKLSLEIDRDSEYARLAQEREVEVARARQRAELATERAGREQDAETVQIAAKQAIEAARIRSEQSLEEERIAREKALQAAEILRRQAMDLAEQQRAIAVARESKNQSEAQAAADVARAAAVAAEEKVFTTREVEVAERRKAIELIAAAQAAEREALQLTRAAEAEKLASVDRGEAIRLQAQADAEAEKIKALAVRVRSEAEAEGLRLMNEAHNVLSPEARASALRLRVVEKAEGIIRESVKPMERIEGIKILQVDGLLGGGNGLAPIATQSSFADGVVNSALRFRAQAPIVDQLLKEIGLQGGADINGLVGGALGVSQAVAPAGGTVPAIPVQDPGKKA, from the coding sequence ATGACCGGCGCCCAATTCGGCACCTTCCTCCTCGGCCTCGTCGTGGCCGCGATCGTCGTGGCCATCGCGGTGTGGCTGCTGCACTGGCTGTACCTGCGCAGCAGCAAGGAGCGGGCGTTCGTGCGCACGGGCCTGCGCGGCCAGCGCGTCGTCCTCGATGGCGGCGCCTTCGTCCTGCCCATCGTGCACGAGGTGATTCCGGTGAATATGAACACCTTGCGCCTGGAGGTCGCGCGCGGGCGCGACAAGGCGCTCATCACCAAGGACCGCATGCGCGTGGACGTGGTGGCAGAGTTCTACGTGCGCGTGGCGGCCGAACCTCAGGCCGTGGCGGCGGCAGCGCAGACGCTGGGCCTGCGCACGCTGGCGCCCGAGCAGCTGAAGGAATTGGTGGAAGGCAAGTTCGTCGACGCCCTGCGCACCGCGGCCGCCGAGATGACCATGGAGGAACTGCACGAAAAGCGCGGCGCCTTCGTGCGGCGCGTGCGCGAGTCGGTGGCGGAGGACCTGACCAAGAACGGCCTGGAGCTGGAATCGGCCTCGCTGACGCAACTGGACCAGACCGCCATGGAGTACTTCAACCCGAGCAACGCCTTCGACGCCGAGGGCCTCACCCGTCTCACCGAGCAGATCGAGCGGCGCAAGAAGCAGCGCAACGACGTGGAGCAGGACACGCTGGTCGCCATCCGCAACAAGAACCTCGAGGCCGAGAAGCTGTCGCTGGAGATCGACCGCGACAGCGAGTACGCGCGGCTGGCGCAGGAGCGCGAGGTGGAAGTCGCCCGCGCCCGCCAGCGCGCCGAGCTGGCCACCGAGCGGGCTGGGCGCGAGCAGGACGCCGAGACCGTGCAGATCGCGGCCAAGCAAGCCATCGAGGCCGCGCGCATCCGCAGCGAGCAGTCGCTGGAGGAAGAGCGCATCGCCCGCGAGAAGGCCTTGCAGGCCGCCGAGATCCTGCGCCGCCAGGCGATGGACCTCGCCGAGCAGCAGCGCGCGATCGCCGTGGCCCGCGAAAGCAAGAACCAGAGCGAAGCGCAGGCCGCGGCCGACGTTGCCCGCGCCGCGGCCGTGGCGGCCGAGGAGAAGGTGTTCACCACCCGCGAAGTGGAAGTCGCCGAGCGCCGCAAGGCGATCGAGCTGATCGCCGCCGCCCAGGCCGCCGAGCGCGAGGCTCTGCAGCTGACGCGCGCCGCCGAAGCCGAGAAGCTGGCCAGCGTGGACCGCGGCGAAGCGATCCGCCTGCAGGCGCAGGCCGATGCCGAAGCGGAGAAGATCAAGGCGCTGGCGGTCCGCGTGCGTTCGGAGGCCGAGGCCGAGGGACTGCGGTTGATGAACGAGGCGCATAACGTGCTCTCGCCCGAGGCGCGCGCTTCGGCACTGCGCCTGCGTGTGGTCGAAAAGGCCGAAGGCATCATCCGCGAATCGGTCAAGCCCATGGAGCGCATCGAAGGCATCAAGATCCTGCAGGTCGACGGCCTGCTGGGCGGCGGCAACGGCCTGGCGCCGATCGCCACGCAATCCAGCTTCGCCGACGGCGTGGTGAATTCGGCGCTGCGCTTCCGCGCGCAGGCGCCCATCGTCGACCAACTGCTCAAGGAGATCGGGCTGCAAGGCGGCGCCGACATCAACGGCCTGGTCGGCGGCGCGCTCGGCGTCTCGCAGGCGGTGGCTCCCGCGGGCGGCACGGTGCCGGCGATCCCGGTGCAGGACCCCGGCAAGAAGGCCTGA
- a CDS encoding phosphoenolpyruvate hydrolase family protein, whose protein sequence is MARIPRAEILDSLRSKVEAGRPIVGGGAGTGLSAKCEEAGGLDLIVIYNSGRYRMAGRGSLAGVLAYGNANDIVCEMAHEVLPVVKRTPVLAGVNGTDPFMIADEFLQRLIALGFSGVQNFPTVGLIDGMFRANLEETGMGYGLEVELIARAHALDLLTTPYVFGEDDARAMARAGADVVVCHMGLTTGGSIGADTALALEGCVEPINAWAAAARAVKPDVLVLCHGGPIAEPQDAQWILSQCPGCHGFYGASSMERLPTEVALTDTARRFVQITR, encoded by the coding sequence ATGGCACGCATTCCCCGGGCGGAAATCCTGGACAGCCTGCGCAGCAAGGTGGAGGCCGGGCGGCCCATCGTGGGCGGCGGCGCCGGCACCGGCCTGTCGGCGAAATGCGAGGAGGCCGGCGGCCTGGACCTCATCGTCATCTACAACTCCGGCCGCTACCGCATGGCCGGGCGCGGCTCGCTGGCCGGCGTTCTCGCCTACGGCAACGCCAACGACATCGTCTGCGAAATGGCGCACGAGGTGCTGCCGGTCGTGAAGCGCACGCCGGTGCTCGCGGGTGTCAACGGCACCGATCCCTTCATGATCGCCGACGAGTTCCTGCAGCGCCTGATCGCGCTCGGCTTCTCGGGCGTGCAGAACTTTCCCACGGTGGGCCTGATCGACGGGATGTTCCGCGCCAATCTCGAAGAAACCGGCATGGGCTACGGCCTGGAGGTGGAGCTGATCGCGCGGGCCCATGCGCTGGATCTTCTGACCACGCCCTACGTCTTCGGCGAGGACGACGCGCGCGCCATGGCCCGCGCCGGCGCCGACGTGGTCGTCTGCCACATGGGGCTCACCACCGGCGGCAGCATAGGCGCCGACACGGCGCTCGCGCTCGAAGGCTGCGTGGAGCCGATCAACGCCTGGGCGGCCGCGGCGCGCGCCGTGAAGCCGGACGTGCTGGTGCTGTGCCACGGCGGGCCCATCGCGGAGCCGCAGGACGCGCAGTGGATCCTGTCGCAATGCCCCGGCTGCCACGGCTTCTACGGCGCCAGCTCGATGGAGCGCCTGCCGACCGAAGTGGCACTGACGGACACGGCCCGGCGCTTCGTCCAGATCACCCGATAA
- a CDS encoding Tm-1-like ATP-binding domain-containing protein, which translates to MLTLPVAASLHAAAYVAGTFDTKGRELMFVKQCLERRGLRVVTVDLSTSGRPSSASIHPREVARHHPQGEPAVFSKDRGTAVTAMAQAFERFVLTRRDLGGLVGAGGSGGTSLVTQGMRALPVGLPKVMVSTMASGDTRGWVGPSDICMMYSVTDVSGLNRISERVLANAAHALAGMMAHAASLPASASKPAIGLTMFGVTTPCVQALTRMLADDYDCLVFHATGVGGQSMEKLAGSGLLQGVIDVSTTEVADEIVGGVLSAGPTRMDVFARHALPYVGSCGALDMVNFGSWDSVPERFRARRLHRHNASVTLMRTTADECRAIGEFIARKLDAMQGPVRFLIPDGGVSQIDRPGQPFHDPEADRVLFAAIEANFRAGPDRQLRRLPLHINDEAFAQALASAWHEVAAPRQRARGASA; encoded by the coding sequence ATCCTCACGCTCCCCGTCGCCGCCAGCCTTCACGCCGCCGCCTACGTGGCAGGCACCTTCGACACCAAGGGCCGCGAGCTGATGTTCGTCAAGCAGTGCCTGGAGCGGCGCGGGCTGCGGGTGGTGACGGTGGATCTCTCGACGTCCGGAAGACCATCGTCAGCCAGCATCCACCCGCGCGAGGTCGCGCGGCATCATCCACAAGGCGAGCCCGCGGTGTTCAGCAAGGACCGCGGCACCGCCGTCACCGCGATGGCGCAGGCCTTCGAGCGCTTCGTGTTGACGAGGCGCGACCTCGGCGGCCTGGTCGGCGCGGGCGGCTCCGGCGGCACCTCGCTCGTCACGCAAGGCATGCGCGCGCTGCCGGTGGGCCTGCCCAAGGTGATGGTCTCCACCATGGCCTCGGGCGACACGCGCGGCTGGGTCGGACCCAGCGACATCTGCATGATGTACTCGGTCACCGACGTCTCCGGCCTCAACCGCATCAGCGAGCGCGTGCTGGCCAACGCGGCCCACGCCCTCGCCGGGATGATGGCGCACGCTGCCTCGCTGCCTGCGAGCGCCAGCAAGCCGGCGATCGGACTCACCATGTTCGGCGTCACCACGCCCTGCGTGCAGGCGCTGACGCGCATGCTGGCCGACGACTACGACTGCCTGGTGTTCCACGCCACCGGCGTGGGCGGCCAATCGATGGAGAAGCTGGCCGGCTCCGGCCTGCTGCAGGGCGTGATCGACGTGTCCACCACCGAGGTGGCCGACGAGATCGTCGGCGGCGTGCTCTCCGCCGGCCCCACACGCATGGACGTCTTCGCGCGCCACGCCCTGCCCTACGTGGGCTCCTGCGGCGCGCTGGACATGGTCAACTTCGGGTCCTGGGACTCCGTGCCCGAGCGCTTCCGCGCGCGCCGCCTGCACCGCCACAACGCCAGCGTCACCCTGATGCGGACGACGGCGGACGAGTGCCGCGCCATCGGCGAGTTCATCGCCCGCAAGCTCGATGCGATGCAGGGGCCAGTGCGCTTCCTGATCCCCGACGGTGGCGTGTCGCAGATCGACCGGCCCGGCCAGCCCTTCCACGACCCCGAGGCCGACCGCGTGCTGTTCGCGGCGATCGAAGCCAACTTCCGCGCCGGGCCCGACCGGCAACTGCGGCGCCTGCCGCTCCACATCAACGACGAGGCCTTCGCGCAGGCGCTGGCCTCCGCCTGGCACGAAGTGGCGGCGCCGCGGCAGCGTGCGCGCGGCGCGTCGGCCTGA
- a CDS encoding ABC transporter ATP-binding protein has product MASITSLRPRSGAALPAPAAAALLSDDALVLRGVSRAFGAVRAVDDVSLTVAAGEKVAILGSNGAGKTTLFNAITGDFPATAGSIHFFGEDITALPPHERIRKGLRRTYQSSLLFRELSVRDNLFLAVRGVASGRFSFLPARARHASTLATQDLLERVRLSHLADEPVSSLAHGQQRQLEIGMALAGAPRLILFDEPAAGLSPAERRELVALLAALPSHMSYVLIEHDLDIALRVVERVMVMHNGRVLREGTPAEIEADAQVQAIYMGGKH; this is encoded by the coding sequence ATGGCCTCGATCACCTCCCTGCGCCCGCGCTCCGGTGCGGCGTTGCCGGCACCGGCCGCCGCCGCGCTGCTGTCCGACGACGCGCTGGTGCTGCGCGGGGTGAGCCGGGCCTTCGGCGCCGTCCGCGCCGTGGACGACGTTTCGCTGACGGTGGCCGCGGGCGAGAAGGTCGCCATCCTCGGCTCCAATGGCGCCGGCAAGACGACGCTGTTCAACGCGATCACCGGCGACTTCCCGGCCACCGCGGGCAGCATCCACTTCTTCGGCGAAGACATCACGGCGCTGCCGCCGCACGAGCGCATCCGCAAGGGCTTGCGGCGCACCTACCAGTCCTCGCTGCTGTTCCGCGAGCTGTCGGTGCGCGACAACCTGTTCCTCGCGGTGCGCGGCGTCGCCAGCGGCCGCTTCTCCTTCCTGCCGGCGCGGGCGCGCCACGCGTCGACCTTGGCCACGCAGGACCTGCTGGAACGCGTGCGCCTCTCGCACCTGGCCGACGAGCCGGTGTCGAGCCTGGCGCACGGCCAGCAGCGCCAGCTGGAGATCGGCATGGCGCTGGCCGGCGCGCCGCGGTTGATCCTGTTCGACGAACCGGCTGCCGGCCTGTCGCCGGCGGAGCGGCGCGAATTGGTGGCGCTGCTCGCCGCGCTGCCATCGCACATGAGCTACGTGCTGATCGAACACGACCTGGACATCGCGCTGCGCGTGGTGGAGCGCGTGATGGTCATGCACAACGGGCGCGTGCTGCGCGAAGGCACGCCGGCGGAGATCGAAGCCGACGCCCAGGTGCAGGCGATCTACATGGGAGGCAAGCACTGA
- a CDS encoding ABC transporter substrate-binding protein, translating to MLAAATAAAFTGAAWAQETLKIGLLATLEGPFAAPGQDSMRGADLALKQKNGMAGGKKVEFIKASSDATPDKAVAATRKLVEQDHTPIVIGPLSGDEGIAVKNYAKTQPNTTFVNGSSGAQAATWGDPAPNFYRFNTEGAQWMVGLGEHALAKGYKRTFLIAEDYGFPYSQVQGFMASYCAKGGKVVDKAWVPLGTKDYSSVIARIPKDVDALLVVLGGSDAVNFLTQYEQAGGNKPMIGGSITVDQTVLNYKGKRRESLLGTASAGPMADSIDTAEWKKFVADYKANFKDGFPSPSLFAYLYYINTKATLDALDAVKGDLSNGQKAYRDALQKTNFKGPAGIVKIDENRNGVGTTYITEVAKAPDGSFYNKVVKVVPDITQTLGLPKEQFMKMGLGSRDVPDCRN from the coding sequence ATGCTGGCGGCTGCGACTGCAGCAGCCTTCACGGGAGCGGCCTGGGCCCAGGAGACCTTGAAGATCGGCCTGCTGGCCACGCTGGAGGGGCCGTTCGCGGCGCCCGGGCAGGACAGCATGCGCGGCGCCGACCTCGCGCTGAAGCAGAAGAACGGCATGGCCGGCGGCAAGAAGGTCGAGTTCATCAAGGCCTCGTCCGACGCCACGCCGGACAAGGCGGTGGCCGCCACGCGCAAGCTGGTCGAACAGGACCACACGCCCATCGTCATCGGCCCGCTGTCCGGCGACGAGGGCATCGCGGTCAAGAACTACGCCAAGACGCAGCCGAACACCACCTTCGTCAACGGCTCGTCCGGCGCACAGGCGGCGACCTGGGGCGACCCGGCGCCCAACTTCTACCGCTTCAACACCGAAGGTGCGCAGTGGATGGTGGGCCTGGGCGAGCACGCGCTGGCCAAGGGCTACAAGCGCACCTTCCTGATCGCGGAGGACTACGGCTTCCCCTACTCGCAGGTGCAGGGCTTCATGGCCAGCTATTGCGCCAAGGGGGGCAAGGTGGTCGACAAGGCCTGGGTGCCGCTGGGCACCAAGGACTATTCCTCGGTCATCGCCCGCATCCCGAAGGACGTGGACGCGCTGCTGGTGGTGCTGGGCGGCTCGGACGCGGTGAACTTCCTGACCCAGTACGAACAGGCCGGCGGCAACAAGCCCATGATCGGCGGCTCCATCACCGTGGACCAGACGGTGCTGAACTACAAGGGCAAGCGCCGCGAGTCGCTGCTGGGCACCGCATCGGCCGGCCCGATGGCCGACTCCATCGACACGGCGGAGTGGAAGAAGTTCGTGGCCGACTACAAGGCCAACTTCAAGGACGGCTTCCCGAGCCCGTCGCTGTTCGCCTACCTGTACTACATCAACACCAAGGCGACGCTCGATGCGCTGGACGCGGTGAAGGGTGACCTTTCGAACGGCCAGAAGGCCTACCGCGACGCGCTGCAGAAGACCAACTTCAAGGGCCCGGCCGGCATCGTCAAGATCGACGAGAACCGCAATGGCGTGGGCACGACCTACATCACCGAGGTGGCGAAAGCGCCGGACGGCTCCTTCTACAACAAGGTGGTCAAGGTGGTGCCCGACATCACGCAGACACTGGGCCTGCCCAAGGAGCAGTTCATGAAGATGGGCCTGGGCTCGCGCGACGTTCCGGACTGCCGCAACTAG